One Pogona vitticeps strain Pit_001003342236 chromosome ZW-PAR, PviZW2.1, whole genome shotgun sequence genomic window, ctatctatctatctatctgtctatctatctatctatttatctatttatttatttatttatttatttaacgtatatgccacccacactacctgaaggtctctgggcggcttacagcatttaaaatacaataaaaaggcaaaataaaagggcaaaataattaaaatgcaattaaaaatatatatattctaaaaattgccatcagacccacagctgatattatttcagttaaaagccttctggaacaggaaggctttgagctggtgccgaaatgtcatcagcgttggcgccagacgaatctcagtcgggagatTCTTAAAGTGTCTCAGTCAGAACATATTAAAGTGTGTTGTTTATGTACTGCCCtgtggagccttgtggtgcagtagttaaactgctgtactgcagccaaaactgtgctcacgacctgggattcaatcccaggaaaggttgactcagctttctagccttctaaggtcagtaaaataagtacccagctcactgagggggggggggcaatgtatagcctgcattattaatttgtaaactgcccacaggAAGCTTTAAGTGCCatgtggcagtatataagcagcatgctttgctttactttttgcCCCAttgtgtttaaagcactctctggatagtttacaagttgattatgcaggctGTGCACAATTGTATACTTAcattttccccctgcccccccccccccccaagctgggtactcagtttaccgaccttggaaggatggaaggcttgagccagctatctgaaccTGTTGGGTtcgaattcaggttgtgagcagaggtttgacctcagtgctgcagtttagccactCTGCCACGAGGCTCCTGACCTTCATCTGTCTGGGGAAGGTGGCTGGCTGGAATATGCCTCTCCGTCCTCTTTCTTGCCTCTCCAACATCCAGCTCCCGCACATGATTCGAACAGTGACCGGCCTGGAGGGCATTGGCCTAAGGTGGCACGGCCGTGTGGCTCCTCGACTGGACGTGGAAATCTCAGTAGCATTGAAATTCTACATGAAGCACAAGAGCTTTGTGGCCACCTTCCCACGCCGCTTTGGCCTTCTTGCCACCTGTActaacctgtcttattttcgggaaaacatggtaggatTAGCATTGCATTTGCACAGACAATGGAATTAGTGCTGGCGGAAAGTATTTTGAAAGTATGCTGTTGCAAGATTTATAGCAGCAGGTAACGCAAGGGCGTTGGTATAATATTTACAGAACCAAATAGTGCAGTCGTCAAACAACGCTGCTCTTGGGGTATGAATAAACACAGGGTTTATTCATACACAGCAGATCAGAGCAAGAGTTCCAGAGAGGCAGTTGACAATTCAACAGCAAGGTTTAACAATCGGCCCATCCCAATTCCCATGTTATTTGGGCAAAGCGGTTTCCTGAGTTCCTTTCCTTAGCCCTCCAGGTCTTTGTGCGCGCGCTATCTTTAACATTTCATGTCTCTTGCATTACCACTAGAAATGAGAACATTTCTAAAATGGATCCTAGACCTGCTGGATCCATTCATTTCGCGCGCCTCCCACTGCTCATGATATACATAGATAAGACCCTGACGAAAAGCAAGGTGGAATCGGGGTAAACGGGATGACATCAGGAACCAGCCATTCTTGCTTAATATTTTACTGTGTCTCTGTGCATTGGTAAAACACACCATGAGGGAACTTTTTGGGGCATACTGAGGTTATCCAGAGGCTATTGGGGAGAATAAAGGTGAGAGGGTGAATATCCGAGTGGTTTTAGGTCACTAGCCAgaagttgagaatttgattcctcactgggtctccttgacaggagctggaccccatgatccatagggtgtcccttccagctttgcagttctaagatggtgatgatggtggttcCAGGTACAAAATTAACTCTTCAACTCTGCATAATGGCTGCTGGAGTCGGCTGCCTGGATGCTCCTTTCTGTGGATGATGCTCCTTGATGTTCTTCCTCCTGAAGGTGCTTGATCTTTCGGACTTGGGACCGGATGTCCCTTCAACTAGAAAAGGCATCTCACGGCACTTTAACAATTAGCATGTTTTATTGGACGTAACATTTCATGAATGAATAGCTCACTTTTCCAGATGCATCAAAAGAAAATGTAGTTGTCTTTAAAGTACAGAATGTTATAGCTGATAATTTAAAgcaaaattaacagaaaataacGTGCGGTGGAAAGAAATACATGTTGTCTAGGCAGGCTCATTTGGATGGAGCCCAGCATCGTGGGTTTAGAGCTGCTGCGTCTCAGGTCAGAGTGGCCACAATAGCATCTGAcctttttaaggtgccacaggattcttgcttgtttttgctgcaaacaGATTAAGATGGTTACACTTTCAAAAAGAGGACTGTTCAAACCTACATGGTCACCTTAGTTCGACTTGGTATATGGCAGCTCTCTGTCTCCCAGACCGTGctggggaaaatccctctcttctTTTGGACCTCAACCTCCAGAAGTCCTCAGGCAGCATCACTAGTTTGAGGGGTTCTGGAAGATACTGTCTAAAAAAGgagcttttccaagctttggaaaTTTGCAAGCTAGGAAAGAAACCATCCGAAGAAAGCCACCACCTCTTTGAAAGGAGGTTTACAAGGGAAGGTGGCAAAGAAAGTGTGCATTTAGCTCTCTGTTTGCTGAAGACATTCTGTAACAATTCCTAGACTTGTCCAAGGCCTGAAACACAACATGTCTGAAATAAACTTAAATTGGCAAGAAGGTagttttgaaatacagtaaatacaagaTGGAAGATTCTTCTGGGCTAAAGGCACAAGGTGGCCAACAGCTCTGGAACGGGTTTTCTTCCTTCAGATCTTCAGGTCTTCTGGTCCGAAAGAGAAGGGCAGAAGCTCCTCCAGAGTCTTTCGGACATACGCTCCATCTGCCTTGGTCAAATAAATGTCCCATTGTTTGCCAAACTGGGAAAGAGGTAAAAAACAACATGAGATAAATCGTCCTAAAACTCCAGACACAACTTCAGAGAGAATGGAATAGCAGAGGAAACTTACTGGATTCGTCTTGGTATACCAAGACTTTTTGATGATCAGGAACAGAGATTCCCTTGACTGTGGAAGATGGGAAGTGTAGTGGTTAGACTTTTGGACTGGGGCATGGAAACCCAGTGAATCGTGCTGGGCCAGTCATCGCTCAACCTGATCTACTTTCTAGGGTTGCAAGGGTCAAGCGTGATAGTGGGGGGGAAGCATCGTTGCTTCTTTGACCTCCTTTGAGGAAAGGGAGGACAGAAGTGCAACCTGTAAATCAGAAGAGTTTGGTGAATGGGCTGCAGCTCAATGGTGAGGCACATGCCTCACCTGCAGAAGGACCCAGGTTCTGTTGCAAGCAGCATCAATAGGAAGGGCTAGGAAACCTGTCTTGACACCTGGAATATCCATGCCAATCACTGTTAAAGATCTTGGGCTATTTCGACCCGCAGTCTGActctcttggatgcacacctgaACATTTTTGTGATGGGGGAGCCAAAAGCAAGGCTGTCAAGAagctagatttattttatttatttatttatttgatttataccccgcctatctggtccaaacggaccactctaggcggctgccaTTACAAGTCCAGATGCTTCAGAAAAATCACCCAAGGCTGGTCGAAGCTGAGATACCAAACTAAGGCgacaactacattgacaaatgcGGGAAAAGCTCCAGGATTAGGATGTTCAGATTCAcaatattttctgttgactacatggTGTACAACTCACCTCCAATCCATAGTTCCCAGCCCCCTGCCTGTGGGATTTACACTTTTTTGGAATCGAACTGAGGCAATGTGGAAAGGGTTGTAGCTGTTCTGTCACAAGCCATCCCAGCCAgctacagcagcagtgagagaggcagagcAGCCAGGGAAGCTGGTTGCTGTTTGAATCCGCTCCTCCCCAAACCTGGTGCTTTGACcagcttgttttcctcttcccttcctgtttctgttttctctctttttctttgaaaGTCTTGCTGACCCTGTGCTAGGGTGGCTAGGTgaccggaaggaaaaaacagagagcaaagaagcagcagagagagaggagaaacttATTCATCAGCCTAGTTTTCAGCTTGTCAAAGAAGCTGTCCTCTAACCCTACGTCTTACAACACAGCAGACATCTTAACAAGTCTGAATGccaattttctcccctctctctgctaACTGCCATGTGGCTGGCTGCAGAGAATTAACACAAGGGAATCTGCTTTCACAGTGGATCTGTTAGTATTTTCCCCACTGGGTATGATGTGAACCCTAAGATCCATTCGTCCTCTTTGGGATTAATGGGCACATCaccagaagagaatggatagctCCAATGACGCTGGCAGGGCTGGGGGAGGGGCCGTTGGACTTCTGGAAGGTAGCACCAGGAGTGGAAAGTGtcactggcagaggatctttcacaaaTAAAGGCAGGGGCATGCAGTCTAACTCTTGTTAATAGTGCACACAAGAAAGCAATAGTAAACTGATTCTGAACATTTCTTGAAAGCCCTACAATGAGACTATCCAAAAAGAAACAAGacatagtgctggaagatgagactcccaggccAGAAGGCACTCAATTAGTTACTGAGGAAGAACAAAGAGCAAGTAGAAATATTGGTGTGCTACTAGAGGATCtatattaaagccaaaaggattgTCTTGTGGTTGATGTTCACaagggtgaaaggaaagtccaataccGCATGACACAAACAGTTGGAACATGGAATTTGAGAATCGAGGAAAGCTGGaaaccacaaaccaaaaaacaggacatttaaacattttagtACTTGATAAGAGTGAACAGGAGTAGACAGACAATTATGAGGTCTTTTATTCTGGAAATGATAAAATCAGAAGGTATAGAATAGCTCTAATGCTGAGACAAATTGTAGTACAGGCAGCTAGGGATTATAATGCAAAGTCTAACCAAAAATATCCATCAGACTTCGGGggaaacctatcaacataaccatcattcaagtctacgttccaactacagatgctaaagaagatgaaatggaaagcttttgtGCAAGCATGCagaaggaaattgatcacacacaaAACAAGATATACTGATCACAGGTAAAtgcaatgctaaagtaggaaaAAGAGCAGAATGAAAAGTTGTTGAAAAATTTGTCCTTTGACTCagaaagaaacaagagaaaaGTACATGCAGTTCAGTGAACAATGTGTTTATTGCAAATGCATGCTTCAGGCAACCAAGCAGATGACTGTACATGAGGAAATCACCAGATTgccaatactgaaatcagacAGACTTATGTAATTTGAGGTActagatggagaagctgtattctctctgtcaaaacaagaccaggaataGAATGTAGTATTGACTATAAATGTTAATATCACACAtgagagtaaagctgaaaaagaacactgaaaGAATTATAGTGCCAAAATAGAAtgtaaataacatttctgatgaaCTTAAAATCAATACAAAGAAcatatttgcattactaaactcaattgaccatgaaccagaagaattgTGGATTGGGACCAAATATATTAttggggaagaatgcaaaaagacatgaaatgcaaaagaaaagaaaaacctagctggatgatggggaaaaaaaccttaaaattgTTAAGGACAGCTGAGaagcaaacacaaaataaaaataaagagaaggttgAAGCAATACACAGAAGAGATGAAAGGttaacagattcctttgaagcAGAATCCTATGATGGAATCTGCCattttagaaaatgaagggaaagcTACTCTCAAACCACTTGGAAGAACTAAATTACCCAGAATAAATGAGATAGCAACCAAATTATTCCAAGCTACAGAGGCTATATTTATCAAAATCCCAGCTAGACTATATTGACAAATATGGGGAACAAAACAGTGgcccagagactggaaaagtttaATATACCTTCCAATCCacaagaaaggagacatcaaggagtgcagtaactctAAGACCATTTctctaattttccatgcaagcaaagtgatgctcaaggtgccGCAACaaagtgagaaatgcctgatgttcaagatggcttctgaaaaggaagagacactgaagatcatattgcaaatatctgctggctactggagtgcaccaaagagttTCAGGAAATCAGTCTTCTGGTTAcagccttttactgtgtggatcacagaagttatggattgttctgaaagaaatggatgtgcctcagcacttgattgtcttgatgtgtatcctgtattgtggacaagaagctacttttaggacagaatatgaagaaacagaatggtttcctatatgcAAAGGGTCAAACAATGGTATTTTTTAATCTCCCTGTCTGAGTCAAGACAGCTCCCCATGTCTCCCTCACAGTTTTCTGTTCCCTCTGAAATTAGCCAAAACCCTTACAGTAGCTGGTATGAATTTTCCTAGTGATACACTTGTGTTGTGAACTATTCCTTCTAACAAGTATTGCGGGTGTCTTGGTTTTGAACAGGAAACTAAGACCTGTTAACTTTGCAAAATAGCTGCTGCTAGTAATGATGAAATCAGATTGAATTGCTTTGTTGATATGGATCCAGGCAACTGCTAGTATTTTTGGATGCCCACTTTGCAGATTATGTCCGTAGGGATGGTCAGAATGAGCAGCTGGCTTTCAAAATTTACCAGGAGGGTCACGCGTTCTTGCCAAGGGCCTGTGGCCTTGGTCTTCTTTAATTTAAATTTGGAAGAGAGACAGGTATTTTTCTCACTAGACACGAAGGAAAACTGGAAACTGGCAATACATTATGTGCATGTGTAGGTGTAAAGCATGCCAGACGTTTACCTCTCTGAGCACTTGTCGGCAAGCCCCGCAGGGCACGGCATAGGATTCTTGACTGTTGCTGTTGAAGTAAAAGAACAAAGCAGAGTTCAGGGATCTTGTGTGTGGTGCAAGGAAACTCAACAAAATATGCAAAGGCACCAAAAGTGTAAAGAAGGAGTGGTTGTCTCCCATcctgtcccctcccctttttgctGGTTCAGGTTTCTTGAATATTGTAGACAGAGAGTCAGACCAGGGCCCAGGAGACCTAATTGCCATTCCCCACTTAACACCAGGGTCTGGGTCGAGCTCCTGGAACCAAAGGCTGGATCTCAGCCATGGATCTTCTGACTTTGGGATTTGGCAGCTCTAAATAGGTGTGCTCTGTCATTCCCAAATTTTCCAGCCAtgaagctcttttccttcctgcccTCCTTTCTGCCCTGGAACCATCTctgctttccatttctcatttGGTAACCAGTGTTTTCAAGCCTTCTATATCTTCTGAGTTTGGCCTTCATTTACTCACCTTAGGACTTCTTTTGAGCATCTACTCCATGTAGCAAATGAACTGGATGGCCTGCTCTAGAAGCAGAAGTCATACCTACCAGCTGATGGCGATGGCTTGAAATGTCGTGTGCCCTTCCGACACCGCCTTCTGAATGGCTGTCCGTTCAGCACATACACCCAGAGGATAGCAGGCGTTCTCAACATTGCAACCTGAGGGAAGTCCAAATCTGGTCAGGATGAATCCCTGTCGCAGAACCTTAGCATGTGTATCTGGAGGGTCTTGGAGGGCACCAAGCTTGTGTTGCTTGGTTGGGCTGCTCTGATGTCGCTGCTCTGATGGAACCATAGGACTtgcagtccagccttctgcaggAAAGTTAGTGTCACTGGGATTCATACTTGACTGGTGTTGTGAGGAGGGCCAGACTGGGAAGAACGTTGGCCACAGCGGCCAGAGTCTTCGGCTTGGGCTTCCTCTCACCCTAATGCATCTCTCAGCTTCCATGGACTGGAGAGAGCAACAAGGGGCTTGTTGAAATGATGGGTGGTGTCTTCTGCTGTTACATGGCAACGTCGGGTTCTTTTGACTGACACTGAGTGGCAGGTTCAtggcagagaaggagaaagtcCTTCGTGCTATTGGTGGCCCTCGGCTGACAGTTCCCCTCCACTAGAAATCCTGGAGTGAACTCCCCCTGCCAGCTCAGTCCACAAGTCACCCGCGCTTCACACCCCCTCTTACACGTCCCTGGGAATGCATCCCCTTGAACCTAATGGAACTGACACAGACGCAGCTCTCCCAGGAGACGCACTGAGCATTCGGCCACCAGTGAGGGTCATTCCCTTCAGCTCCTCCAAACATTCTGGGGAACTCAAGGCCTCTCCCAAGCCAATTAGAAAGGGACTTGTCCCCCCTTTTAAAGAGCCCAACATCATTTGCAGAGACCCATCCAAAACCCACTGGTCCCAGCATCAGCTGTCCCACTGTGCCAGGTGCTGACACCTGGCTGGCTCGGGAACCCCTCGTTGGCTGAGACAATGGATGAATTGCACTTTGGGCAACAAATCACATTTTAGCAACTAATCCGTGAGCTGAGCTGCATGGGGTGGACAcagtgcctccctccctctcccccttccttcctaaTAAAACCTTAGCTGTGCAGATTCTAAACGGGTCATAACAAGCTTCTATGTATGATAAACATACACCCCCGCCCAGCATTTGCATTGTCCAGGGAAGGGATTGACATTTCCCCAAATGCATAAACCCCGAGGAGCTTTATAGACACACTTGGTCCTTGAAGTCCATCTAGAAGCTccatctgggggtggggggccgCATGCTCCTGAAGCCCGCTCCTCTGTCAGTTTTAGCAGGGAAGACTAGATTGCGTTGGGGAAAGCTTGCAAAAATAACTATATTTTCAGTGCATATCTGAAATGGGGCAGGCAGCATTCGGCCAGCGTCCACTCCCCCAGGCCAGCACAAAGCAACTCTCCCCTCATTTTAATttccattccaccaccaccccatctccCCTGATGGAGGTACAGCAGCATAGTGGATACAGTGTCAGACTGGGACCCAGGAGACCAACTCTCAAATCTATTTAGCAATGGAAATCCACTAAGGGCTGGGTGTGTGGCATGTGTGCATGCTGGCAATAGTGGACTGTTGCTTGATCATCTTACAAGAGCATATAGCAGCAATAGGCCCCCAGGAGTTCCAGTGCTGGCACCAGGGGCCAAAATCAGGGACCCCCTCAGCCCACAATGACTGCCGACTCTGATCTAAACCCATAAATCCTTATCGCTAGACAAATTTCTGCAGGAAGAGGATTCTGCACAGTGGGGGGAGGAAGGAGTACATTAAAGGCTTGCTCCAAAAAGCAGTAGCCTGGCGTGGAGTCTTAGAATCCTAAGCTGCCCAGGATGTCGTAAACTGACAGTAAACCCTCCCCCCCAACTTGGACCTGGTCAGAGACCGGCGGCTGGTGGCCTTCCCTGCGCCAGCGGGAGGTGGCTGGGCTCCCTTACCTGAGTAGATCTTTCCCTCTGAGGTCAGGAGGGCAGCGCCCACCGGGTAGTGGCTGTAGGGGCAGTAGGCAGCCTGCAGGGCTTCTCGGGATGTGGCCAGCAGGAGCTGGACTTGGGCAGGGGAGATCTCCTCCGAAGTGGCCCCTGTCAGCTGCGGAGCACCATCCTGTGTGCGGGCCATCGGCCAGCTCTGGGATTATCCAGCCAGCGACGACTTCTCAGTTGCAACCTggactggagggggtgggggtggggagagaaattgCATGCAGACACCACCACAGAGATGCTCCTTCCTTCAGTCCTCATGCGTGGCAACCCCCTGCATCCACCCCGTCGATTGCTTGGGGCCTTTAAAAACACCACAGGCTACGGGCCCAGAGACAGATGTGGAAAAGAGCCCAACCCGAAGAtccttctctatctctctctctctctggcagattgggttttttttacagAGGAAAGCGAGTTTTGATCTTTGATCTCCAGCAGGCTGATCCCAGCCAGGGGCAGAGAAGGCCAGCCTGCCCTGCTCTGCCCGCCCTCCGCAGCTCGGCTCTTGCTGGAAATGAATTCACCATGGTTTTCCTGCTGTTGCCAAGGCCGACGGAGAAATCATGCCAGTGTCCCCAGCTGCTCCCTCTCCTCGCTTCTTCTGTGaatctcttttgttgttcttctgtgATGAGAGATGCTTTCTCAGTGCAGGGGGAAAAGATGGGGGAGAAGCAAGAATGCCTGGCTCACGAGGTTCTGGAACATCTGGTCCGTAGCCTTCAGCACTCCCTTCGTCATCCCTCTCTGAGCATGCCAGGCGGGAAGGGATGGGTGGATGGGCCAGTGGTTTGGAGTCTGAGAGTTGGGATAAAAGCATGCCACTCAGGTCTCTGTGCGAATGTGCCAGGAGTGAATTTGCAAATTCGTTGAGTCATTGAAATTTGCATACTCACGAGATCTCTCTGAATAACAGGCATATGCTTATCTGGAAAGCCATGCagcaaaggagagggagaggaaggtggaGATGAAGGAGAAGCCACTGCAGGGAACCAAAAGAGCCAGGGGAAGGAGACAAAAGGGCTCATCGGGATCCCCCTCCCACAGGGCCAGAAAACAGGGGACGCCAGCCAAAGTGGGGAACGTGGCTGAAAAACCAGCCTCAGGCAGGGGTGGTCAAAAATACAActcattttatcagaagtaatgaaggactgtcctttacaaaaggcaacagaaagatgggacttattctacaagtggactgaatcaacaggcaacgtatgaatagcatatattgaaatgagaacttaaacctagaaggcagaaaagagtaaatagagtaacttGGAATTTTGAtgtggcaataggtatagaatggacgttagtatgtgattgtttctccttttccccattaaactcaattccccttttcctttttgtcacccttcttgttaaaaaataaaaaaagaaaaaaaatacaactctgggggtgtgggttttttcttcagactgtttctcatttctttgccttctcctttgAAACAGTTTCAGGAGTGCACTTTGTGTTACAGCCCGTATCCATGCACACCAGCGACAAGAGGAGTACAGCTATAGTACACATGTATGTGATGTGTACAAGTATACGTATGTGTACCCATACATGTACAAgcttatgtatatgtatacatatgtatgCATCCACACAGATTAGATCTGTGTCTTTATGTGGatatataaaggggggggggagacctcgatttgaattcctgcttagttgtggaaattcactggggtgaGGGGTGGGATGTCAATGTTAGAATCCCTccttaacaacagcagcagcagcagcagcaacaacaactgtgatgagatgggatttaTGGTTAAGATCTTGTATTGAAGATGGGTTATGTAATAATGTAAaatgcaagagaggttccatcttgtttccctGCATAAATGATTTTTGCAATGCTGACAAAGTATCTGCTAGTGAGAAGGAGGGAGAGTGCTCTTCTGTGGGCCCGAGAAGAACATTCTAcgataagatagatggactttgttgtgacTCATTGCAAACCactgaaaacccaaataacatctgttacccatgggaaggAGGTCAGATGGTACAGCAGGACTGTTTGTCTAACGACGTGCCATGATTGGATGACACCGTGAGAAGGGGGAGATAAGGATTTGCCAGTTACtctagaaaaaggaacttttatcTATGGACAATGTCACTCATGGCCTACTCTTATGACACGCATGGATTGTCCCAGAGACATGCATGGATTACTTTTGTGACACACACGCACTCATGGACTATTCTAAGGACAATATGACTGAATTACCAAAATgggatactgtatttcttttacaggatttttccttttgtacagtatttttcttcttacaggataatgatggactttggacttttTCTTACTTAATTGgactatattttttttcctgatggatCACCTGACTGAACTAGAGGGAAGGCTTTTTCTTATTTGCCTTCTGaacttgttttcatttgttttcttggatttttgaattctttttactatttttgaaTACTTGTATATTTTTCATGATTTCTATACTTCACTACAATTTTGTTATTGACCAGCATaatgcttatttgcttgcttttgcataaactgacttTTCTTTATGGAacttacttttttctttaataaaacaatgattataaaaatcaattggtttcttgaacagtaaTCTTGTCTtaggtcatctgatg contains:
- the CDA gene encoding cytidine deaminase isoform X1 yields the protein MARTQDGAPQLTGATSEEISPAQVQLLLATSREALQAAYCPYSHYPVGAALLTSEGKIYSGCNVENACYPLGVCAERTAIQKAVSEGHTTFQAIAISCNSQESYAVPCGACRQVLRESRESLFLIIKKSWYTKTNPFGKQWDIYLTKADGAYVRKTLEELLPFSFGPEDLKI
- the CDA gene encoding cytidine deaminase isoform X2 codes for the protein MARTQDGAPQLTGATSEEISPAQVQLLLATSREALQAAYCPYSHYPVGAALLTSEGKIYSGCNVENACYPLGVCAERTAIQKAVSEGHTTFQAIAISCNSQESYAVPCGACRQVLREFGKQWDIYLTKADGAYVRKTLEELLPFSFGPEDLKI